Within Porites lutea chromosome 2, jaPorLute2.1, whole genome shotgun sequence, the genomic segment CTGAATCCTGGGGCTTTGCAGCGTTCTGCAGAAGCTATATCAGGAAAAGGAGAGCCCTTGACAACTGTTTCGGTTTTGTAGATTGAACAGTACGACCAATTTCAACATCAAATGAGCGTGAGAGAATTGTGTACAATGGCCACAAGAGGGTCCAAGCGTTAAAATTCCAATCCTAGTCCCTACCAAATGGACTTATCGGCAACCTATTTGGACCAGTTGGTGAGTTTGCAATAAAACGttagtgttttaaacttaaaaaacctcctcccccacccccccgaaaaaaaattctcttctcatgtttgattttaatttcgTTTCTAGAGGGGCGTAAACACGACGCAGGGATGTTAAACGATTCTGGACCACTGCGGAACCTTCAATAATATGCCCATGATCCAGCAACTCAAGATATGTGCATTTATGGAGATTTGGCCTACCCTCTCCGAGTACATCTCCAAACACCGTCCCGTCGTGTCCCACTTACACCCCTCATGTAGGATTACAACGAGGCTATGAGCGCTTTACGGATTTCTGTAGAATTGTTACTCGGTGAAgtcattaattcttttaaatttctcgaTTATAAAAAGAATTTGAAGATAGGCCTTAGTAGCGTCGGTAAAATGTCTGTTGTCTGCGCACTTCTCCGTAACGCCATTACATGCCTTTATGGTAATAACACCAGTGATTATTCTGGTATTGAACCCCCTTCCCTGGAACAATACTTTCAATGAGTCTAGTCTAGCTGTACTGATTTTGATGATGTATTTTCTCCTTCCTGGATAATATTCACTGTAATGGGATGTAAAATATAGACTATAGGAAAGAAGGAATTATACTTTAAAAAAGCACCTTCAATGTAcaggaagaaaataaaagaaaacgacaCACATGCAAGTTTTGATTTATGTGGTTGCTATGGAAATGAAAATGTCACATAAACATGATAATGGCTCAAACGAACAATTCCAGATCGATTTGGTGCCTATAGATCAATCCATCAAAAATTTAACAGATTCATTcaaagacccccccccccccccgtcccctTTATAGCCCCAGGCTTAAAAGGAATATATAAATATTTCCAGAGCCGGACACTTAGTAATAAGATGTTAATGTTTCAAAAGAGTACTGAAAAGGGTATGtgtattttattcttatttcaaTGTTTTGCTCAACCTATGCTTAAATGTAAGAAAATGGAGCACATCCTAACGCTAACGTTCTAAAATTTCAAAGACAGCttaatttaaccctttcactcccagtGTCTAAACATCAATGTACTACTTTCTTTCTCACGACGATGTTTAAGACCATGTTTTTAATTACTATGCCACCTATCTAGCAGCAATGACTCTTATGTGATGTTACTGCAAAGGTTTGCAGCATTTTATCAGCCATGTGATAGTTAATTTGAAGTTTTAATTCATAACTTCTATATCCTTGTGAGTGAAAGGGTTTACTTAAGTTATCTTAGCTTCAACTATGTATCTTTGATCACTGTAAACACTGCATTAAGAAAATTCATTTCTCCAGAGTTGTAAACAACCCATCAACCTTTGAAGTCGAGGTGAAGAAAAACTAATCACCAAGCTGGACAGGCAAagtcaccagaaaaaaaaaaaaaaaaaagagacaaaattatAGTTGGAAAATAATCAGTTAAAAATTATGATAACAACAACATCGCTCTAAAGCGCTGAAAGAGCCAAAGGTTGACACTttgattttcaacttttgttttgcctttgcCAGCTCTTATGAGGATTTGGGCATTACTTTTTCCAGTAAACTCATTAACATTTgactctgttgttgttgttgctgctgctgctgctgcaggAAAAGTATTTGAAAGTTCTCTAGCTGCTGTTCCTGCCTCTGCTGCTGTTCAGCCATCATCTTCATTACATATTGGTACTGTTGCTGGTTCTGCCTCTGCTGATCTATCTGCATTTGATGCTGAGCTGCtttattttcttgctctttCTTCTTCAATTTCATTTCTTCCTTCCGTAATTCCTTCTCATcctcaaatttttcttttagaatttgCACAGCTTCAGTGGTACTTCTTCTGCTTTTTGGTTTGATATCTTCATCACATGAATCAGCATTCCTCTCTTTTGTTTGGCCCAAGCGCTCCAAGGCCTTCAAACTACTTTCTTCGGCTGACGCCTTGTGGTTTTCATTCTTCTTGGTAAGAGTGTTcgtgttttctttcctttctaaatCAGCTGCCTGTTCTTTTTCTATGATTTCAGACAATGCCATCTCCAATTCTGTTTCCTCGTTACATTTCATGCCAGAACCCTGCTCTTCGtttctcaccttttctttgTACTTCCTCAGCAAAAGAGTGAGCCTGTCCCTAACAGACCGCGTtcttaagagcgaatgtctgtaaaaatcgagcaaccggcggccacggtcaaaaattaaatgtcgctcatatcttgtccatacatacttattagtcagtaactaaacgtggtgtagtttgtttttcaaaaggccgcttggatttggagaaaatcgacaaaatcaattttcgtggtcggcgacttgaaaacaaccaaaatttgacgcagaatgaggcggtctcaaaacttcactCGAACGCAAATAAGGAAGAAAGCGcggtaaaatattccccgataaatcaatttataaagagTTTTAGCCCGAGTGtggcggttaattcttatcttaacgataatgtggaaggtaaacaattttattttagttttggttctttttcaactcaacgaagtttaaatttagacctaaagttgcgatttaatttttaggcatgtgctacaccttggtttttcctgaaactcaagctataagttagctaaacattgtactaaaacatatgtaagaactggcttgggtaatttaatttgcgcttcagacgaaccttctgaacttgaccaaattttgaatgaaatatgacacatttgcataattcaccaaTGGCTTGCTGTTGCCGAAAGGGATCATTGGCATTTCTTGAGAAGAAACCTGATGTATCTTTATATTACGATAGTTAATTTGCAAACAtgcaatagaaattaacttacctTTATAGTTTTGGGcacttgttttactttttctactctcgagctccaaaattctgctggcgctaaggcattttgtaatttgacctctaacgagaggtcattggagatgggccaggttattaaaatgtcactcaaaccgaatgagcgttatgatctaaattcttcaggtggttgaacaaaatatttcacgagaaaaatatgttttcacgacattttcggcgatttgaaagatgttcttaccacTTAATAGAATCAGTTACAACATACAGGGAGGAAGTGTGAGAAGAAAAGGAGTGGTGTTGCGTGACAACGAACACCATCCTtcgaacagaaaacaaaattgtttatacacttctttgatgtttccaaagttatttgttcaattatacaacaactggaaggttgcatagtctggctgccaacagtatttcatttaaaagtgtaaagtggtggtcagttttGCGGACACCTGCGCGTGTgataaaagcaatgactattaaggaatttggaaaacatcaaaatcatacaccctgccagtacacacgaacactgagtaggttttaaactttggacaacctggataaatgatctcggaagcattttttgttttgagtgaagaatcaataaaaaaatcacgttatttcatatgtatatttGGGGAAAGGGTGGCTCTGAATCTTACTTCGGTACTACTTAGTAAGACTCCGATGGAAAGGCCGTTGAGGGGATAGAAGAATCCGTCGAAAGGGTTAAGCTGTAACTCTTGCTCAAGGATGTTAGGTAAGCAATTCGCTCTAAACACTGTCTcccccttttcaaatgcttgcacAGGCTAATAAAATAACCAGcattaaaaacttacattagcacacgcaactaagaaaatattgcaaagtaATTGGGGAAACGCTACCCAGGCAGGGCGTCCTTGTGGAGTGGTAGTTGACGTAGCGCTATTTTCAAGTCTACAAACCTCTCCTTAAGTGTGAAGACTTAAGGCATGAGTTTCAGTTTCTAGTATCGAATATATACAGTGAAAGAAACCTGGGGTCTAGAACGCTGACCTGTTCGTCTCTGATTCCTTTACCAAAAGATATGTCAAAGTATATCACAAAATTTCCTCCTTACAGCATGCTCGgctactcaaacaagctttaaa encodes:
- the LOC140926762 gene encoding uncharacterized protein; the encoded protein is MKWSEEHDLMLCREVLVMEPFKHQKQSRERGEFWGETAQNLNGLSVPKFTLRTRSVRDRLTLLLRKYKEKVRNEEQGSGMKCNEETELEMALSEIIEKEQAADLERKENTNTLTKKNENHKASAEESSLKALERLGQTKERNADSCDEDIKPKSRRSTTEAVQILKEKFEDEKELRKEEMKLKKKEQENKAAQHQMQIDQQRQNQQQYQYVMKMMAEQQQRQEQQLENFQILFLQQQQQQQQQQSQMLMSLLEKVMPKSS